A region of the Mesoterricola sediminis genome:
TGGAGACTACCGGTTCGACCCATCCCGCCCGGAATACCGGCATGTTCGCGACATGGAATGGGTCAAAAAGGGAGAGTGGGCCGTCCCTTCCGAGGATGGGGCGCTTGCCACCAAGACCCTCACGAACATCACACGTTTTAAAGACTCCACAAGAAAACTCCTAGACACCATTGGGATCCAATCCCACGCGGTTGCAACGGTCGCTGGCCCTAACCACTATTGGCTCAACTGTTCGCCGGATATCTGGAAGGTCTCCGAGTGCCTTCCCGGTTCGGAAGAATCCTACACGACCCACAACGATGAGGGAAACAAGCGCCAGGTCTACGCTTGCTTCAAGGAATCCAAGCCCGGTGACCTGGTAATCGGATATGAAACATCCCCGGTCAGGAAGGTCACAACCATCCTTGAGATCGTACAAGGGATCCATGACCATCCAGTGGCAGGAGAGACCATCACATTCCGGGTTCTGAAGCAGCTAAAGGAGCCTCGAAGCCTGGAAACCCTCCGAGACATCAAAGCCCTGTCCGACTGCAGCCCTGTGATGGATAAGCGGCAAGGCAGCCTCTTCAGGATCACGAAGCCCGAATATGAGGCCATTCTTGGAGAGGAGCCGGTGGAGGCCCCAGGTGAGCCCGAACCGGAGGTTGCCGAAGAGAGCTATTCCATCGAGGAGGCCCTGGAGGGCCTCTTTGTCAGCGAGGAGACGTTCCGGGGTTGGCTAAGGCAGTGGGCGGACGGGAAAAACCTTGTGCTCCAGGGACCTCCTGGGGTGGGAAAGACCTTCGTGGCCCGAAGGCTAGCGTATGCCCTCATGGAAGCCGAGGATCCGAAGAGAGTCGCCATGGTCCAGTTCCACCAGTCCTATGGCTACGAAGACTTTGTCCAAGGATACCGGCCGACCAAGGAGAAGGGGTTCGAGCTCCGTAAGGGCGCCTTCTACGAGTTCTGCTTGAAGGCCAAGGAGGAACGGAACAAGCCCTATGTCTTCGTCATCGATGAGATCAACCGGGGCAACATCTCCAGGATCTTCGGGGAACTCCTGATGCTCATAGAGAAGGACAAGCGGGGAGAGGACAACGCTCTGAGGCTGGCCTACCAGGAAGAAGGGCAGACCTTCTTCGTGCCGGAGAATGTACACATTCTCGGCCTGATGAACACAGCCGATCGTTCTCTCGCAATGGTCGACTATGCCCTGCGCAGGCGCTTCCGCTTCGCTTCCCTCAAGGCGGCCCTTGATTCAAAGCCCTTCCGGGAACATCTGGTCGAGTCCTGCGAAAGTGATGACCTGGCCGACCGAATCATCACCCGCATCGGAAGGTTGAATGCGGATATCGCCAAGGATGTAGCCAACCTTGGCCCGGGCTTCTGCATCGGCCACAGTTACTTCTGCAAGCTAAAATCACGGGAAGAATACCTGGACATCATCGGTTACCAGATCGCGCCCCTGCTGCGGGAGTACTGGTTCGACGCACCCAAGGTGGCGGAAGGCTGGATCCAGGATCTCCTTGGGATCTGAAATGACGGGAATCCCAATCCGGAATCTCTACTATCTGCTCGGTTACGCCTGGGACCTTTTGGAGGAGGCCGAGACGTGGCAGGTAGAGTTGGAGAACCTGCCTACCGGACTCGACCTCCTCACTCGGCTGATCCTCCGCGGGACCCAGCGTTTACTGAGAAGGGGAATTGATCATGGGTACATGGCACAGGCGGATGTCCTAACCACGATCCGCGGGCGAATCGATTTCACGGCTTCAGCCCGACGCATGTTGATGGAACGGGCAAAGGTGCAATGCGACTTCGAGGAATTCCTGCCCGACCTGCTCCACAACCGAATTCTCAAATCGACCCTCAGGAATCTACAGGCATATCCAGAGGTTGCTCAACGGCAGAGATCCGAAGTCCATGTTCTGCTGAGGCGAATGGAGGGGATCACGCCCTTGAAGATCAGGTCCACCCATTTCGGCTCGGTCCGTCTTCACCGGAACAATGCTCATTACGCCCTCCTGATGCACCTCTGCCGGCTGGTGAATGCCAATCTCCTGGTATGTGAGGAGACCGGGAAAACCACATTCAAGAACTTCATGCGGGAGAAGGGTCAGATGGCGAAGCTTTTCCAAAGCTTTGTCTATAACTTCTACCGCAAAGAAACTCAGTTCGTTGTTAGCCAGGAGGTCCCCATCGACTGGGATAGTCAGGAGCCCAACCCTCTGCTCCCTAGCATGAAGGCGGACTTGATCCTCAAGAGGAAAGACCGCACCATCGTGGTGGAGTGCAAGTTCTATGAAGAGGCTCTTCAGACCCACTACCTAGGCACCTCGCCGAAGCTCCATTCCACCCATCTCTACCAGCTATCGACCTACCTCCAGCACTTGCAGCCAGGGCTTGATGGTACCCCACCCGAAGGGCTTCTCATCTACCCTGCCACTGGCATTCAGTTCTCCACCGACTTGGTCCTCGCCGGTAAGCGTATTCGCGCCTGCACCCTTGATCTGATGGAGCCTTGGAACCTGATCGCCGAGCAAATGCACAGGTTCCTGGTCCAAGGTCACAGCTATCCCCATATTGGGTATTCCTAGGCGGTTGCCAAAACCCCAATACATACACCACCCGCGGACGCTCGATCACGCCAAGTCCCTTGTGAGCGCCGAGACACACTCGATGGCGATGCCAATGACCGCCACGGCGAAACTCGTCGTAGGAGGGCACTCGGGGTAGTCCTTCAAGTGCTGGCCGAAATCACCGATCGACCGCAGATTGTCCAGCAATAGGAACGTTGACCTCGTCAGTGCCTTTGCCTTCCTATCAATCAATCTGGGGCCTATCTTTTTGCCGGTGAGCAAATCGAGGGCGTGCATTTGCTCGCCGTCACCGGAAGGGAGTCGCTTCCTATCGTCGAGCCATCTTGGAGTCGCACCACCGTATTGCCATTCCATGATCCAGTCGTCTGGGAATGTCCGACTAGAATCAAGTTCTTTTGCCCAAATCAGTTGGAGTGCTCGCTGCACAAGGCTCCTGATGGCTACTAGGCTCATCTCGGGCGAGGTCGCGACATCGCGAATGGAGTGCTTCAGGTAGGTGACCAACTGCTGATCTGCACCTTGGGAGGCCAAATGGCCGACTCGCAATTCGAGGAATCCCTCAACGTTTGCCATGTAGTCGGTCATGGCGCCGAACAATCGCTTCAGATCGGCCACTACCGGCCCCTGCTCTAACGAATACTTCGCCATGAGCCGGCAAGCCGACCGAATCTTGTTCCCTGATGGCAACCCATAGCCGCGGCCTTCAAGCGCGCGCTGCCTCGGAGCAGACAGCTCGGAAAGGGCAATGCCTTCGCTCTCGGAGACAGCGGCAATATCACCGCGCAGTTCGACACTACAGTCATCCCAGAGTTGCTCCAGGTGGGCGGGGGGCTGCTCCAGCATCCTCGTCGCGATAATATCGACGTTGTTCTTCGTTACCGCTTGCCCGCTTTGCGCCGTCTCGGCAATGCGCTCAAGAAGCGCAGCTGCTAGAACTGGCACGCCACCGGACCAATTCATTAGCTCCTTCCTTGCCGATGAGTCTACTGCGACACCATTGGCAATCAGCGGTGCAAGCAGGTCGTCCCAGTCGTCTTCTATAAAAGGTCCGATGAGAATCGGCGCATCGTAAAAGATTTCCCAAAAATCAGAGGTACGGGATTCCTCCGTACGACAAAGCTCTCGCAATGGCTGTCTGCTTCCGGTAACGAGACGTAAGCTGGATTTCTGTGCGAGCGACCGGAGCTGATCCCACAACGTTCTCGTGATCCCTGCCCCCGAGAGGACATGGTCGAAGCCGTCGAGAACGACCAGCATGCGGGCTTGTCGCTGCTCCAGTTCCTGGAATGCTAGATCCAGGAGCTCATGAAGGCCACCGTCGGCCAAGTCGATGAATTCCGCCACTTCGGGAAACACGGGCGCGAGGGCCACCTTGACCGTTTCGGCGAATCGTCGCCGAAAATTTGCATCGTCTGCGGGCGGAGCGTGGCGCAAGTCAACGTAGGCTGCCGTTGCATATTGGGTCTTCCCCGTCTTATGGCGCCCAGCCAGATCCGCAAGCAGCACAGACTTTCCGTACAACCTCGGCCCAACAATCTGGACGTGGTCGGGAGATGGCTTCGAGACGTGACGTTCGATCTGTTCAATGAGGCGGCGCCGGCCGAGCATCTTTGGCACCGTTGTGCCCATCACCTGGTAGGGGTGGTTCATGCGCGCGACTCCTCTGCTTCTTCCCGGGCGCGGGCAACCGCGTCATCAAAATCGATTGAGGTTCGAATCCACATGCCGAGCAAAGGCACGGCAATCCGGTACGTGCCTCCACGATATGCCTTATCAAATTCTATCAATTCAAGTTCGCGCAAATACTCCAGGTCGTCGCCGATCTGACTGTCCAGATCGACATGGACGCCCAGGGCTTCGAGTTGGGCAGAAAACAAAGCAAGGTTTATTGGGTCCGGACCATCGGCGAGACGGTCACATAACACAAGAAGCAACCGGCGCCTGTGCGTCTGTGCGTAGCCCCAGAGTGTCCGAAAATGCTCATTGTCGCGAACCATTTCGGCAGCGGCCTCATTCACCGCCGCAAGCGTGATGATGCGCTCTTTGGTTTTTGCGGCCCGCTCGAACACACGGTTGCAAAGGGACTGCACAAGGAACGGCTGGCGTGCGCAGAGATCAACAAGCAGATCTCGTGCGGCCGGTAGGTAACTCAGTCGATCAACAACGGGCTCGATGACAAGGCGCTGCGCATCCTCAGGTGGGAGTGCACTGATACCGATCCGGTACCCAAGCCCGAAAAGTGCTGACCAGTACTCTTCACGAAGACGTTTAAACCTGCGCGACCCTGTAAGAACGGCCGATAGTCCCGCATGATGCTGCAGGAGGTGACGAATGTTCTCAGGAACCTGAGGGCTCGTTACCCCGCTATCGATACCTTCCTGCAGTTTGTCAAACTCATCGAGCATAAGGAGTACGCGTCGAGGTCGTGCTGCTTCAAGTGCGGCTGAGAGGTACTCCTCAAAGATCTCGAATGGGTGGGGCCCGGAGAATGCATGATCAAGCGCAGCACGAAACTCCACCTTAAAGGGACGGTCGCCTTCAAGTTTAGGACCACCGGGGAACCAGGTGCGTATGCCTGCATCGGAAAGAGTCCATCCAAGCATCCTTGCCATTAGTCTATAAACGCTCTGGGTCGTGATCCCTGCCTTGGATTCGTCACCCTCAGTATTTTGGAATGAGCAATAGACCGGTATCCAGCCTGGTAGCGCGCCCTTCTTCATCAACTGCTTGAGAACTGAAGTCTTACCCGTCCGCCGGTTGCCTTCCAGCAGGATGACATTGGCGTTAGCCTCAGAGCCCAGCTGTCGCCTGATGCGCTCAATCACTTCGGCACGGCCGAAGAACATGTCATCCCGATCGATTGGGTTTCCAACGATGTACGGACTCGGTCCAAGATCTCCCGCTAGGACGGCCTGCCTGGTGGACCGCACGAGGATTTCGATGGTTTCGTCACCGCGCACAGGCATCCCATCCAGTCGCATAGCCTCCCAACGCACTCGGATCTCAAGAGCCCTACTCGAGTCGATCGCGTGGATGGTGAGCGGGACCCGCATCATACTGCCCTCTGCCACATAGGACGCGTTTCCCGTCCCGACATCGGGATCAGTGAAAACGCGAACTGCACGTAGACCGAATGTTGATGCGTTTTCTAATTCAAGTCGCACCTCTGTTGGAACCCCCACAACCACCTCAGGGGGCTCGGCTTTCAATCTGAGCTTGGCAGGCCCAAGCATCTCTGCCGTTGCCGCGTCGAGAAGATGTTCCAGTGCGGCCATCAAGCTTCTAAGGCGTATAACGAGCAACCTCGATCGCGAATGCGACCCCAATTCATGTTTCGATCCCGACTGTGATCCGCGCGTGATCAATTCCTCGTCACCGTCGAATCCAAGCGCGCGCCGAGCGATTTCCAGCCGGCTCTTTGCTAACTCGAGCACAGCAATTCGCGGAGCTCCTTCTGGAACGGTGTCGATGCCCACAAGGATTGGAGCCAATTCAGCGGCCGCGATCAGCCAATGCCTCACTGCGTCCGTCAGCACTATTTCCTTACCATGAACAATGCGATTCCGAAGGGACCGAAGTTCCTGAAGTTCGTGGCCAGCACCTGAGAGTGCGTGAGTGACATCAGTCGTTTGTGCTTTGTCGGACAGGAGTGAGACAACTCCTGGTCGCTCAAGCCATGCGGCCATAGGATCAGAGGTGCCACCGGCAGCAAATCTGAGGAGGAGCAAGAGAGCATCCCCTCGAGGTTCAAGCGTCCTAAGGACAGCGTCCTGGATTGCGATCGGCAACACAGGCACCGGCAAGTTCCCGAGCGTTCGCACAGATAAGTGCTGGATCGTCACGCCTCGGGCATGGCCGTGCATCCACGATTGGTAGGCAGGAGACCTAAGCAGTGCTGCCAGGAAGGACGCTTGAACATCCGCATTGCACCGAACAACCGCGACGCTCTTTGCGGGGACAGATCCGACGGTGCCAGCCGCATCGGAAATGACCGCTGCCTTCCCGACGGTGCCCGACAATGTGACTGCGACATCACCGGCGCGCAGAAGTTGCTTTTCTTTCAGCCGAATGGCCCCTTCTCGGGTGAGGCGCATGCCGGGGATCTTTGCCCCGAAGTCGGAAAAGTCACCGACACGCAGTAGCCCCAATGTCCCTTCTTCCTTCGGGTTTGTTGAAGTGACCGATTTGTCGTACGTCACCCCGAGCGCAAGATCAGCCACTTGGCGGAGGGGGACAACTTTGATGGAAGGATCAGTGGCAACAATGCGCTCAAGCGTGGCACGTAACTCATCTGCTCCGGTGTGCTTCGCGAGTAGCTCGTAATCGCGCGCTGCGAGGGCTGAAACGTCAACATCCCATGCATCCACACCGGGAGCTAGCCCGATGGAATCAATTCGCTCATGCCGGATGAGCATCGGGAGGTCACGGAATAAGCTATGCGAAGGGGCACTTAAAGTAGGGCTTCCAGGTTGCCCTTCACTGGAATCAATTCCATCACCTGATCGGCTTTGGCCACCTGCCGCAACATAGCCGTCGCCATCGCCGAATCTGGCGCCAGCGTTGACACGCCAAGCCTTTCCAGGGACGGTGACAAAACGCACGTTGGAGCGGGGGGCCTCACGCCGAAAGACAACCAGGCTCGACGGGACGGCGGTACATGGGGCGAATGCCCCTTCGGGTAACGCGATGATGCCATCTACGCGGTACTCATCGAGCAGCACCTTTCGAACCAGCCGATCAGGACCCGTGCGAAAGAGTGTACCTTCGGGAAGAGCGATAACCGCGCGTCCTCCCGGCCGGAGGTTTGCCATCACATGCTGAAGGAAGAGATTTTCTATGCCTCCTGATGGGACTGGATACTGGCGAGATCTGGCATCCAAAAGACGGCCGCCCCATGGCGGTGCCGCTAAAATGCAATCAAACCCCTCCACTGCCCGGTTTCTTGGAAGCGGACGCTCAAGAGCGTCGCCGAGCTCGAGCCCGGGCTTGTCAATGCCCGCAAGGACCATACGGCACAACCCGATGACAAACGGCGCAGCGTTGATCTCGACACCGAAGATGCCGTTGTTGCGCACGTCGTCCCAGCGCTGGAGACCTTGGGTAGCAATAGTCTTCCACAGTCGCCGCGAGGCTTCGACGAGCAGACCACCGACACCGAAGCATGGGTCGTAGACTCGATCACCAGGCTTCGGGTTGACGAGGTCAACCATGAGGCTAACTACGGAATTCGGGGTTGTATACTCACCACCAAATTTTCCCTGCCCCTCCATGACCTTCTCTAGCAGTTCGTCGAAGGCTGCCGCTGCAATATTCCGCCCATCGGCCCCGTCAAATGGCAATCCTGCCACCCATTCCACAAGGCCCGCGAATACCTCACGGTGCCGCGTATAGCACTCCAGCACGGGAGGGGCAGCTGCGGCAACATATCGGCCGATCGTGGCTTGATGGCCCGGGCCCACTTCGAGCAGGCCTGTGCTCAGCCGTGCCACAAGCCCCTGAGCATCACACCAGGAAACCTGCCTAAGCGTCTCAGGAAGTTGCGGCACGAATGGCGTGTCGTCGAACGCAGACACTGCCTCCATTTCCGCATCCATGAAAGCCGCCCAGCGAACCACGAGGAGGCCCGCCAGCGGCGACAGAAATTCGACAACGTTTGCAGCAGATGAAGACCGCCATCGGTCTGCCACAGCCCAAATGGCATCAGAAGCCTTCCGGGCATCGGTGCTGTGGGTGCCTCTTGTCATGGCTTGCGAGACCTCGAGGCCATCATAGTTCACCCCTGAACGCCTTTCGAAGGACAGCCGGCTTCAGCCCATCGCAGCCATGGGACCTCTCCATCTGTTCACTAGCTATCTGCCAGATGATTTCTCTCTGCCTTTGTAGGAGCTCAGCGACTTCTTCCTGTTTAGGCAAGGGCGGTAAGGGCAGCTTGATGCTCCGCAGGTTCTCGGAATTGATGTTGTACTGACCGGCAGATGTACGCCGTATCGCAGAGATTGCATCGCGCCCAAGGGTTGACATCAGAAAAAAGGCGACAAATCGAGGATCCGCCTTGCTCGCATCGACTCGCAATCTAATCAAGTACGAGGCGAAAGCCATCGTCACATCGCAAGGGAGGTCGTACACCGCGCATCGGCCCACAAGCTCTGGGCTTCCGTTAGTCCGCACAATCAAAATGTCACCCGATTTGAGGGCCAACCGAGCCTGCTCATTCTCTTCGAGAGCGCAGTATTTCAGGTCTGTTGTATTGACCCGTCCACCGGCCACATTTGGAATCCGGAGGACGGGGGTGGCATCCTCACTGGCATTACATTTTTTGCTCGTGCCATACCTGCTATCTGCGAGGACTGTTCCGAGGCCAGCCGTTTGATACGCCAGCGAAAGCTCATGGAACACTGAAGCCAACGATGATGGCAGAAGCGCGCGAGCCT
Encoded here:
- a CDS encoding AAA family ATPase, whose protein sequence is MVERSPGSPNLSELLQEFSLVAEAWFHERPFVQEFHRFVKDFFRPENLQAAEWPAFQALANHLHSLNSLAIAKGNAFGNPNYPIERYRESFRFLAHGPGTVEERMRLFMDDNETYASKYLGIAVVSEFIGQLFAEQFVFMNRRDLEAAEYLGIHPSYPKGADFPARFVAFNAALTLVFSKYNEVVGCHTGVPIGLEVDQFLSWIYETKLPKEGTETKKDLPKGQQVWVFAPGRQAKYWEECLQDQVAVMGWDELGPLNSYPNKEAVQSRLQELWPSEGVQTNNARTTWDFCHVMKDGDIVLVKKGNKKIIGAGYVRGDYRFDPSRPEYRHVRDMEWVKKGEWAVPSEDGALATKTLTNITRFKDSTRKLLDTIGIQSHAVATVAGPNHYWLNCSPDIWKVSECLPGSEESYTTHNDEGNKRQVYACFKESKPGDLVIGYETSPVRKVTTILEIVQGIHDHPVAGETITFRVLKQLKEPRSLETLRDIKALSDCSPVMDKRQGSLFRITKPEYEAILGEEPVEAPGEPEPEVAEESYSIEEALEGLFVSEETFRGWLRQWADGKNLVLQGPPGVGKTFVARRLAYALMEAEDPKRVAMVQFHQSYGYEDFVQGYRPTKEKGFELRKGAFYEFCLKAKEERNKPYVFVIDEINRGNISRIFGELLMLIEKDKRGEDNALRLAYQEEGQTFFVPENVHILGLMNTADRSLAMVDYALRRRFRFASLKAALDSKPFREHLVESCESDDLADRIITRIGRLNADIAKDVANLGPGFCIGHSYFCKLKSREEYLDIIGYQIAPLLREYWFDAPKVAEGWIQDLLGI
- a CDS encoding 5-methylcytosine restriction system specificity protein McrC, with protein sequence MTGIPIRNLYYLLGYAWDLLEEAETWQVELENLPTGLDLLTRLILRGTQRLLRRGIDHGYMAQADVLTTIRGRIDFTASARRMLMERAKVQCDFEEFLPDLLHNRILKSTLRNLQAYPEVAQRQRSEVHVLLRRMEGITPLKIRSTHFGSVRLHRNNAHYALLMHLCRLVNANLLVCEETGKTTFKNFMREKGQMAKLFQSFVYNFYRKETQFVVSQEVPIDWDSQEPNPLLPSMKADLILKRKDRTIVVECKFYEEALQTHYLGTSPKLHSTHLYQLSTYLQHLQPGLDGTPPEGLLIYPATGIQFSTDLVLAGKRIRACTLDLMEPWNLIAEQMHRFLVQGHSYPHIGYS
- a CDS encoding ATP-binding protein, translated to MNHPYQVMGTTVPKMLGRRRLIEQIERHVSKPSPDHVQIVGPRLYGKSVLLADLAGRHKTGKTQYATAAYVDLRHAPPADDANFRRRFAETVKVALAPVFPEVAEFIDLADGGLHELLDLAFQELEQRQARMLVVLDGFDHVLSGAGITRTLWDQLRSLAQKSSLRLVTGSRQPLRELCRTEESRTSDFWEIFYDAPILIGPFIEDDWDDLLAPLIANGVAVDSSARKELMNWSGGVPVLAAALLERIAETAQSGQAVTKNNVDIIATRMLEQPPAHLEQLWDDCSVELRGDIAAVSESEGIALSELSAPRQRALEGRGYGLPSGNKIRSACRLMAKYSLEQGPVVADLKRLFGAMTDYMANVEGFLELRVGHLASQGADQQLVTYLKHSIRDVATSPEMSLVAIRSLVQRALQLIWAKELDSSRTFPDDWIMEWQYGGATPRWLDDRKRLPSGDGEQMHALDLLTGKKIGPRLIDRKAKALTRSTFLLLDNLRSIGDFGQHLKDYPECPPTTSFAVAVIGIAIECVSALTRDLA
- a CDS encoding N-6 DNA methylase — its product is MNYDGLEVSQAMTRGTHSTDARKASDAIWAVADRWRSSSAANVVEFLSPLAGLLVVRWAAFMDAEMEAVSAFDDTPFVPQLPETLRQVSWCDAQGLVARLSTGLLEVGPGHQATIGRYVAAAAPPVLECYTRHREVFAGLVEWVAGLPFDGADGRNIAAAAFDELLEKVMEGQGKFGGEYTTPNSVVSLMVDLVNPKPGDRVYDPCFGVGGLLVEASRRLWKTIATQGLQRWDDVRNNGIFGVEINAAPFVIGLCRMVLAGIDKPGLELGDALERPLPRNRAVEGFDCILAAPPWGGRLLDARSRQYPVPSGGIENLFLQHVMANLRPGGRAVIALPEGTLFRTGPDRLVRKVLLDEYRVDGIIALPEGAFAPCTAVPSSLVVFRREAPRSNVRFVTVPGKAWRVNAGARFGDGDGYVAAGGQSRSGDGIDSSEGQPGSPTLSAPSHSLFRDLPMLIRHERIDSIGLAPGVDAWDVDVSALAARDYELLAKHTGADELRATLERIVATDPSIKVVPLRQVADLALGVTYDKSVTSTNPKEEGTLGLLRVGDFSDFGAKIPGMRLTREGAIRLKEKQLLRAGDVAVTLSGTVGKAAVISDAAGTVGSVPAKSVAVVRCNADVQASFLAALLRSPAYQSWMHGHARGVTIQHLSVRTLGNLPVPVLPIAIQDAVLRTLEPRGDALLLLLRFAAGGTSDPMAAWLERPGVVSLLSDKAQTTDVTHALSGAGHELQELRSLRNRIVHGKEIVLTDAVRHWLIAAAELAPILVGIDTVPEGAPRIAVLELAKSRLEIARRALGFDGDEELITRGSQSGSKHELGSHSRSRLLVIRLRSLMAALEHLLDAATAEMLGPAKLRLKAEPPEVVVGVPTEVRLELENASTFGLRAVRVFTDPDVGTGNASYVAEGSMMRVPLTIHAIDSSRALEIRVRWEAMRLDGMPVRGDETIEILVRSTRQAVLAGDLGPSPYIVGNPIDRDDMFFGRAEVIERIRRQLGSEANANVILLEGNRRTGKTSVLKQLMKKGALPGWIPVYCSFQNTEGDESKAGITTQSVYRLMARMLGWTLSDAGIRTWFPGGPKLEGDRPFKVEFRAALDHAFSGPHPFEIFEEYLSAALEAARPRRVLLMLDEFDKLQEGIDSGVTSPQVPENIRHLLQHHAGLSAVLTGSRRFKRLREEYWSALFGLGYRIGISALPPEDAQRLVIEPVVDRLSYLPAARDLLVDLCARQPFLVQSLCNRVFERAAKTKERIITLAAVNEAAAEMVRDNEHFRTLWGYAQTHRRRLLLVLCDRLADGPDPINLALFSAQLEALGVHVDLDSQIGDDLEYLRELELIEFDKAYRGGTYRIAVPLLGMWIRTSIDFDDAVARAREEAEESRA
- a CDS encoding restriction endonuclease subunit S, translated to MKPGWRVAPIRDIADVNPGRGKRFKNLEAKTEVTFVPMSAVDEASGIISRPEMRAYCDVRKGFTHFCEGDVIFAKITPCMQNGKSAVARNLRNGIGFGSTEFHVLRAGDKVLPEWLWHFIRQPSFLEEARRHFKGSAGQQRVPAEFLEAALIPVPPIDEQRRILARTSECLGRIEEMCDLNYCAQREARALLPSSLASVFHELSLAYQTAGLGTVLADSRYGTSKKCNASEDATPVLRIPNVAGGRVNTTDLKYCALEENEQARLALKSGDILIVRTNGSPELVGRCAVYDLPCDVTMAFASYLIRLRVDASKADPRFVAFFLMSTLGRDAISAIRRTSAGQYNINSENLRSIKLPLPPLPKQEEVAELLQRQREIIWQIASEQMERSHGCDGLKPAVLRKAFRGEL